The genomic interval AGTAATGATGATGTTTAATATTGGAGATATGATTATCTATTCAACACATGGATTAAGTCAAATTGATGATATATGTGAAAAGACTTTTTCTAATGTAACTAGAACCTATTATGTTTTGCGTCCTCTTGCAGAATCAAGTTTAACAATAAGTACCCCCGTCGATAATGATAAAGTAGTTATGCTTAAGTTGTTGAGCCGTGAAGAAGCGGAAGAACTTCTACAATCCTTTAAACTTCCGGGGACGAGCTGGATAGAAGATGTTAAAAAACGTAATAAGAACTATCGAAGTATGGTGAACACAGGGAATCGCAAGGAGATTGCTCAAATAGCTAATACGTTGATGCGGAAAGAACGTGAACTCAGCCTGAAAAAACAGAAACTTTATGATCAAGATCGCAAGCTTTTACATACCATTCAAAAATTATTATTTAAAGAGATATCAGCGTGTTTGGATACTTCTGTTGAAGAAATATTGGAGCAGGTTAACGATATGATAAATGAGTAGTGTAGACTTACCAATAATACTAATTAGTTTGAATATACTAAGAACGTGTTTTAATCAAAATTCATGTTGAACTTTTTAGTTAATAAAAAATTTATAAAAAAAAAGCTTACATCATAGAAAAAAATTTTGTTATAGTAAAACAGACCGGTCGGTATGGTGGAGGTGTACGACGGAAATGGATACAAAATCGCTGATAATCGACATCGCGACAACTCTTTTTCAGCAAAAAGGATATAAGGGCACAGGATTAAATGAAATCTTAAAAGTATGTAATATTACAAAAGGTTCGCTCTATCATCATTTTCCGAATGGAAAAGAAGAATTACTCATTGCTTGTCTTCAGTCAATGGAAGAAGTAATTACTACAGACATTGAGGATATTTTCAAACGAAATCAAAGTACTCAAGAAGCCATACAGGCAATGATTGAGAAATTAGTAACTAACTTTGATCGAGAAAGCACGCTTACTGGTTATACATTTAGCAGCATGGTCAGTGAGATGGCATCACTAAATGAACCAGTCCGAAATGCTTGTTTGGGCCTTTACACAAGGATTCAAGGGATTTATTCGAACAAGTTAGTAGCAGATGGGTTTTCAACAGAAGCGGCTCATTCGATTGCCCTTATGATGACGGCTTCTATTGAAGGTGGAATGATGCTTTGTTTAACACAAAAATCAAGTGAACCTCTCAAAATTATTTCTCATGTATTACCCAATTTATTGAAGGAGAATGGATAAATGAAACAACAACTCAAGGCCGACTCGATAACGGAGCAACAAACGAAAACAGAGTCGGAAACGAAACAACAATTTAAAACAGGACCAATTATGGCTGCTCTTTTAGTGGCAGGTTTTGTCGGACTTTTTAGTGAAACAGCCTTAAATATTGCCTTAGGACAATTAGGTCAATTATTCCAAGTGGACCCTACAACCATCCAATGGCTAGCAACAGGGTACTTTTTAACATTAGGGATTTTAATACCAGTAACAGGTATTTTGATGCAAAAATTCACAACAAGACAAATGTTTTTGACTTCTATCATGCTAACTATTATCGGTACAGTTCTCGCAGCAACAGCGCCCTCATTTGGAGTTTTATTAGCGGGACGTATTATTCAAGCGGCGGGATTAGCGATCAATTTACCTCTAACACAAAATGTTATTTTTGCGATATATCCACCGCATAAACGAGGCGGCGCTATGGGAGTTATGGGCTTAGTTATGTTAGCTGGTCCAGCATTAGGCCCAACAATAGCAGGACTTATTTTAGATACATTATCATGGAGCTGGATTTTCTGGGTTCAAGTACCTTTCTTACTGTTTTCTCTTATTTTCGGATTCATGTATTTACCGAATGTTAATGAAGTACGCAAAGTTTCAATTGATGCATTATCTGTTATTCTTTCGACGATTGGATTTGGCGGTATTGTTTACGGATTTAGTGTATCTGGTGTTAACGGTTGGACGAGTTCAACGGTTCTTGGTTCCATCATTATTGGACTCATCGCAGTCATTCTTTTTGCGGTTCGTCAAATGAAAATGAAGACTCCTATGATGAATTTAAGAGCATTTAAATATCCAATGTTCGTTCTTGGAGTGTTTATGAGCTTTATAACATTCTTCAATATGTTGTCTATGCTTGTTATTTTACCAATGTATATGCAACTTGCCTTATTAATCGCCGCATTTACAACAGGTCTTATCCTTTTGCCAGGCAGCCTACTGAACTGTGTATTAGCTCCAACCATTGGTCGTTTATTTGATAAATATGGACCAAAAGCAGTAATCACGCCTGGAACCATTCTAGTAGCCATCGCTTATGGCATCTATTCACAATTTGGTACAGAAACGGCGTTATGGATGGTTGTAGTTACTCATATTGTCATGATGTTAGGGATTGGAGCGGTGCTTGCTGCAACACAAACAAATACGCTGAATTCTCTTCCGAGACAGTATTATCCAGATGGAATCGCGATAACTCAAACGATTCAACAAGTAGCTGGTGCTGTTGGTATTGCAGTAATGGTATCGGTTTTATCAGCTAAACAAACGAGTTACCTAGCAACAACTGCGAATGAATTACCGCAAGCAGCCGCAGCGGGATCATCATTTGTGTTTACAATCGGTTTAATATTAGCGGTCATTAATTTTGTATTGTCGCTATTCATGAAAAAGCCCAATTAACTTGAAGGTAAAAGCTTAACAGAAAAAAGTTATTCCTTACGGGATAACTTTTTTCTGTGTAGTTAAAGAAAGACAAAGGCTCCCTAATGTGATGGATAGCAGTCAATCTAAATATAGAAAGAGAGCTTGTAATATCTATTTGGGAGTGGCTTTAAATAGTTAAATAACCCCCTGTTAGGTGCGACTGACTCCTAAGTTACGGGCTTTTGCGGTTATTTGGATTTTCCTTTCCTCATTGCTTTGTCAAGTAATGCAGCGTTTTCTAAACCATTATCACTAAATGCGTTATCGCTGTTTAAGTTATTATCGATTGATCCTTCATCCATACTATCATTCAATTGGCCTTGAGATTTCGTTATTTTATTGTCATTGTTAACTTCCGGCATAAAATTTCCTCCTTTTAAATATCACGAGATCGAAAGTTCATTCCGAACATCTCTTTTATGCGTCTTTGGGTATTTTTACTTTATCCATTTTGCTCCCTAAAAATGTATATAAAAACTGAATGTTTAACAGGCTATGACAGAGACATTAATTTATAGGGATTTTTGTCGGGGGAATACCCATTTTTAGTCAATAATTAGGAGTGTAATTACAGTCTTTTCGAATTTTCATTTAATAACTGTTCTTTTAAGAATTTTATTGAGGTGAGATGTTCGTGCGTGATGACCATAGAGATTATATAACCGTTGAGGATGAGAAAGGTAACCGTAAAGATTATGCGATTGAGGCATTATTTGATATGAAGGAAGAATCTTATGCTCTCCTAAAAGGAGAAGAAGAGACGATTGTCATGAAAGTCGAGGGAGAAGAGGGGAACCAATATTTATTAGGTATATCGGATCCTTTAGAAAGTGAAGCGATTTTGGATGCATACCAGATTGCGGTCGAAAATGCACAGGACAGATAAAGGAGATTTGATTTAGGATACTTGTAAAAGGTATACCATAATCGAAACAAAATGAAAAGGAGGATGATTATTTTATGAAAAGTCAGCGAATCCCGGAACATAAACTAAATGTTACACACACAGTTGGCCAAGCTCTTGAAAATATGGTGAACAATGTGTCATCTAATATAATTGATAAGGAAAAAACACAATTTACAACATCACAGGTTCATTCAAACGAAGTGAAGTAAATCTTTCAACTTAAGAAGAATCACCGCTAATAAGTGATTATTTACATTAAACACCTTCCGAACTTGCAACGGAAGGTGTTTAATGTTTATAGAACAAGATGTAAAAAATTAACCATGGAATTGAGTTTTCCAGGTTCAAGTACCTTCCTTACTGTTTTCTCTTATTTCCGGTAATTAATTTTGTATCGTCTTTACTTCCGAAAAAGCTTAATTGAAAAAATAGAAATAGAGAGTAGGAGTTGTCTAGCTTTCCTATTTTCCTGTCTGAACAGTATAATCAGGAATAGGAGTTGAGATATATGAATAAAAAAGACATTGCTAATATTAGAAAGCAATTTAAAGTAGATAACGACCATCTTATGAATATTCGTGAAATCTTTAATGTGTATGTTAGGAAAGAATCAGGTGAGATTTACCATCATGTCAGTCAACCATTTCAAATGTTAGAACAGGAAGCACAAGAATTATTTTTGGCCAACTTTAAAAAGGTTTTAACGGGTCAGCTTGATGCCAAACTGTTTGAGCTGAAATTTCAACGAGATGTGGAAGGCAGCACACAAATGATTCTCTTCGAAGGATTACAGGCGGACACAACAGAAGATTGGAAAGAGAACATGCTGCAAATTGTCGGGAAAATGTTTGCTCATGCTGCTTATGAATTTGATACGGTCGTGACGTTTATTCGAGGGGAATATCGAAAGCCGACTCGGAAACGGGATTTGGAATCTGGAGAAGGCGGGGATGATGCAGTCTATTCCAACGAGTTTATCCTTTGCAGTCTCAATAAAACCGATCAGCCGAAAAAAACCTTGGTGTTTGATTATATAGAGAGAGAATTCAAACCGAATAATCTATTTGATCCAATTGTTAATTTAGAGTCTCCATTATCAGGCTTTCTATTTCCTGCTTTTAATGACAATGCTGCAGATGTAAATCATATTCTATATTGTGCAGGGAAAGTGAATCAACCAGATGAACGATTTATTGCAGAGGTTCTCAATTGTGAAGACATTATTACTGCCGCTGAAGATAAGGACGGCTTTGAACAAATCTTAAAAAATGTGATCGGAGACGAAGTGGATTCCAGAGTCATTTCCAATGTCTATGAGGAAATCGATAAGGTGGTACAGGAGAATAAAGAAAATGAAGAAAGTGAACCTCCTACATTGGATTATCGGGACATTGAACGCATTTTAGAGGTGAGCGGGGTCGAAAATGTGGACACTGCAAAAGTGGAACATGCCTTCAAAGCTGTAGTGGATGACGAAAAACATGAATTCAAGGCAAGCAGTTTACTTCCTAAATTGATTAAAATCAATACGAAGGTGGCAGATGTATCCGTAAGCCCGAAAGACCTAAAAAATATAAAATATATTATGTATCAAGGAAAACGGTGCCTACTGGTGGAAATCGATGAAGATGTAATTGTGGAAGGATTTCGACTGGAATCGGAGACACTTTAATAGGTTTCACGGACAAGTTCTTTGATTCATTACATGATATAGTAATGAATGTTAGTTGGTTCTCTATAAATGGTAGGGGCCAACTTTTTTGTTTTAGGGTTCGGTGATTTCATTAAACGTTTACTGAAGATAGAATGAAAATCTTTTGAATGTTTCCTTCGTTGCATGACATCGGCCTCTTTGGTACACTATGCAGAAGTGCTTTTTACACTGATTGTTAGGATGTATCCACAAATCATATAGTAAAGTTCTTGTAAGCAGTGAGGTGCCCCGAATGAAACCTGAAAATGGGGAGCGGGGAAACTTTGAAAACATATTACATACACAGTGCACTAATAACTTAACAGTTTGATATGGTTTCTCATATAGCAGGAGTTATGTGGGAGATAGAATAAGGAGGAAGCCATGAATAATTATAAAATGACCATTCAATATGATGGCGGGCGCTATAAGGGCTGGCAACGTCTTGGTAATAGTGACAATACCATTCAAGGAAAAATAGAAAATGTGTTAACCGAACTGGTAGGAGAAAATGTTGAAATCATTGGGTGCAGCAGAACCGATGCCGGTGTACATGCTCTTGCTCAAATAGCTAATTTTAAGACGGATAAAAATCTGACTGAATCGGAAGTCATGAATTATTTAAATAGATATTTACCGCAAGATATCAGCGTTGTGGAGGTTACGCTCGTTCCTGAACGTTTTCATGCGCGTTATAATGCTAAAGATAAAACGTATTTGTATAAGATTTGGAATGAACACTACACCCATCCTTTCATGCGAAAGTACAGTATGCATGTGGAGCAGGAGCTAGATATCGCAAGAATGAGAAGAGCTTGTCAATATTTTATAGGTAAGCATGACTTTACTGCTTTTTCAAATGCAAAGTCTAAGAAAAAATCCATGGTGCGTGAAATATATTCTATTAATATAGAAGAAACTGATGGCTTCATCCAAATTAGAGTGCGGGGAGATGGATTTCTTTATAATATGGTTAGAAAGATTGTCGGAACGTTGATAGAAGTTGGCTTGGGTGAAATAGATGCTGAAAACATCCCAAGTATTTTAGATTCAAAAGAAAGAATCCAAACAGGCCGTATGGCAGATGCAGCCGGGTTGTACTTGGAAAAGATTGATTTTTAGACCGAATATAATGCAGTGTGCGCAAATGTCCTTCATTGCTTATACTTATTAAAGAGTGTTTGAAAAATTGAGAGGATGAAGGTTGCTACTTAAACTCCCTCGGATAGATCCATATTACTCGTGAATGTTCGCTAGCGGCGCAGAATAGTGAAATGAAAATCAAAGAATACTTTTCAGCGTCGAGAATATATACAAAATAGAACTCTGAGTACTCACTTTCTGGTGAAGGGAGAAATTTCATGAGTAAGTCAGTAAATGAAAATCTGTATGAAACAAGAAAT from Peribacillus asahii carries:
- a CDS encoding CarD family transcriptional regulator translates to MMMFNIGDMIIYSTHGLSQIDDICEKTFSNVTRTYYVLRPLAESSLTISTPVDNDKVVMLKLLSREEAEELLQSFKLPGTSWIEDVKKRNKNYRSMVNTGNRKEIAQIANTLMRKERELSLKKQKLYDQDRKLLHTIQKLLFKEISACLDTSVEEILEQVNDMINE
- a CDS encoding TetR/AcrR family transcriptional regulator codes for the protein MDTKSLIIDIATTLFQQKGYKGTGLNEILKVCNITKGSLYHHFPNGKEELLIACLQSMEEVITTDIEDIFKRNQSTQEAIQAMIEKLVTNFDRESTLTGYTFSSMVSEMASLNEPVRNACLGLYTRIQGIYSNKLVADGFSTEAAHSIALMMTASIEGGMMLCLTQKSSEPLKIISHVLPNLLKENG
- a CDS encoding DHA2 family efflux MFS transporter permease subunit codes for the protein MKQQLKADSITEQQTKTESETKQQFKTGPIMAALLVAGFVGLFSETALNIALGQLGQLFQVDPTTIQWLATGYFLTLGILIPVTGILMQKFTTRQMFLTSIMLTIIGTVLAATAPSFGVLLAGRIIQAAGLAINLPLTQNVIFAIYPPHKRGGAMGVMGLVMLAGPALGPTIAGLILDTLSWSWIFWVQVPFLLFSLIFGFMYLPNVNEVRKVSIDALSVILSTIGFGGIVYGFSVSGVNGWTSSTVLGSIIIGLIAVILFAVRQMKMKTPMMNLRAFKYPMFVLGVFMSFITFFNMLSMLVILPMYMQLALLIAAFTTGLILLPGSLLNCVLAPTIGRLFDKYGPKAVITPGTILVAIAYGIYSQFGTETALWMVVVTHIVMMLGIGAVLAATQTNTLNSLPRQYYPDGIAITQTIQQVAGAVGIAVMVSVLSAKQTSYLATTANELPQAAAAGSSFVFTIGLILAVINFVLSLFMKKPN
- a CDS encoding DUF1292 domain-containing protein, whose product is MRDDHRDYITVEDEKGNRKDYAIEALFDMKEESYALLKGEEETIVMKVEGEEGNQYLLGISDPLESEAILDAYQIAVENAQDR
- a CDS encoding DUF4317 domain-containing protein — protein: MNKKDIANIRKQFKVDNDHLMNIREIFNVYVRKESGEIYHHVSQPFQMLEQEAQELFLANFKKVLTGQLDAKLFELKFQRDVEGSTQMILFEGLQADTTEDWKENMLQIVGKMFAHAAYEFDTVVTFIRGEYRKPTRKRDLESGEGGDDAVYSNEFILCSLNKTDQPKKTLVFDYIEREFKPNNLFDPIVNLESPLSGFLFPAFNDNAADVNHILYCAGKVNQPDERFIAEVLNCEDIITAAEDKDGFEQILKNVIGDEVDSRVISNVYEEIDKVVQENKENEESEPPTLDYRDIERILEVSGVENVDTAKVEHAFKAVVDDEKHEFKASSLLPKLIKINTKVADVSVSPKDLKNIKYIMYQGKRCLLVEIDEDVIVEGFRLESETL
- the truA gene encoding tRNA pseudouridine(38-40) synthase TruA, which translates into the protein MNNYKMTIQYDGGRYKGWQRLGNSDNTIQGKIENVLTELVGENVEIIGCSRTDAGVHALAQIANFKTDKNLTESEVMNYLNRYLPQDISVVEVTLVPERFHARYNAKDKTYLYKIWNEHYTHPFMRKYSMHVEQELDIARMRRACQYFIGKHDFTAFSNAKSKKKSMVREIYSINIEETDGFIQIRVRGDGFLYNMVRKIVGTLIEVGLGEIDAENIPSILDSKERIQTGRMADAAGLYLEKIDF